In one Mucilaginibacter ginsenosidivorax genomic region, the following are encoded:
- a CDS encoding isopenicillin N synthase family dioxygenase — MSTVNIPRLDLNDYINGTAADRKQFSDSIGAAFNQTGFVTITNHGLSKQLIDELYTQVKALFALPDDVKQKYEIPGLAGQRGYTGKGKETAKGFKTPDLKEFWQIGQTVTDGDPIKDIYPDNVAVDELPSFNVTTLEVYKKLEDAGKHLLQAIAVYLNLPENYFDDKVHNGNSILRTLHYFPITDPDSVPDDAVRAGAHEDINLITLLIGASADGLELLTREGAWFPVKAHGEDLVVNVGDMLQRLTNNKLKSTTHRVVNPPRELMKYSRFSVPFFLHPKSGMDLTSLESCIDADHPKLYTDITAGEYLDERLREIGLKM; from the coding sequence ATGAGTACAGTAAACATTCCACGACTTGATCTTAACGATTATATAAACGGCACGGCTGCCGACCGCAAGCAATTTTCGGACAGTATTGGTGCGGCCTTTAATCAAACAGGCTTTGTTACCATTACCAACCATGGCCTGAGCAAGCAATTGATAGATGAGCTTTATACCCAGGTTAAAGCCCTTTTTGCGCTACCCGATGATGTAAAACAAAAATATGAGATACCCGGACTGGCAGGCCAGCGCGGCTATACCGGCAAAGGTAAAGAAACCGCTAAAGGCTTTAAAACTCCCGATTTAAAGGAGTTTTGGCAGATAGGCCAAACCGTAACAGACGGCGACCCCATTAAAGATATTTACCCGGACAACGTAGCGGTTGACGAGCTGCCCTCATTTAACGTTACTACCCTGGAGGTATATAAAAAGCTGGAAGATGCCGGCAAACACCTGCTGCAGGCTATTGCGGTGTATTTAAACCTGCCCGAAAATTATTTTGACGATAAAGTACACAACGGCAACTCGATATTGCGTACCCTGCATTATTTCCCGATAACTGACCCCGATTCTGTTCCTGACGACGCGGTACGCGCCGGGGCTCATGAAGATATTAACCTGATTACGCTTTTAATAGGCGCCAGTGCCGATGGCCTTGAACTGCTTACCCGCGAAGGTGCCTGGTTCCCGGTTAAGGCTCATGGCGAGGATTTGGTGGTAAACGTAGGCGATATGCTGCAGCGCCTAACCAATAACAAATTAAAATCGACCACGCATAGGGTAGTAAACCCGCCGCGCGAACTGATGAAGTATTCCCGGTTTTCGGTACCCTTTTTCCTGCACCCAAAATCGGGTATGGATTTAACCAGCCTGGAATCATGTATTGACGCCGATCACCCCAAACTATATACCGATATCACCGCCGGCGAATACCTGGACGAGCGATTGAGAGAGATTGGTTTGAAGATGTAA
- a CDS encoding DUF6600 domain-containing protein, protein MKYINKICGISLIAFLIMLAAPNISKAQEGGYVSDQEFYDNLDPYGTWVDDPQYGNVWVPDAEDGFRPYATRGHWVVTDYGNTWVSDYPWGWATFHYGRWRYDDYYGWEWIPGHEWAPAWVSWRRGGGYYGWAPLTPGISISISFGSSYRVPDSYWVCAPQNYINSPNIYNYYAPHARVVNIINQTTVINNTYVYNNRTYVTGPRVTEIRRVTHNNNVPVYRVGNDSRPNGGGRIVNNTVNIYRPQIKKAPDARPARVVNAAEYRKANPDQGIANRAGGNATVNRNNAARLAQVAKSNDNKFVRVNNNRAVATPGQQPNNRPAQPNTRPNDQQVKQQQAAEQARQQRGQQQNQAAQQRDQRVKQQAEQAKQQRGQQQNQATQRDQQAKQQQAEQAKQQRDQLQNQAAQRDQQAKQQQAAGQARQQRGEQQNQAAQQAKQQQAEQQQQGQQQAVQQRQQQQQAEQQRQQRQQQQQAQQQQRQQQAEQQRQQQQQAQQQQRQQQAEQQRQQQQQAQQQQHQQQAEQQRQQQQQAQQQQRQQQAEQQRQQQQQAQQQQRQQQAEQQRQQQQQAQQQQRQQQAAQQRQQQQQAQQQQAQQQRQQQAAQQRQQQQQQREQQQRERKPTN, encoded by the coding sequence ATGAAATATATCAATAAAATATGCGGTATAAGCTTAATAGCATTTTTGATAATGCTTGCCGCACCAAATATAAGCAAGGCCCAGGAGGGGGGCTATGTATCTGACCAGGAATTTTACGACAACCTTGACCCCTACGGAACCTGGGTTGATGACCCGCAATATGGCAACGTATGGGTACCTGATGCCGAAGACGGTTTTAGACCCTATGCAACACGCGGGCACTGGGTGGTTACCGATTATGGAAATACATGGGTATCTGATTATCCATGGGGCTGGGCAACGTTTCACTACGGGCGCTGGCGCTATGATGATTATTATGGCTGGGAATGGATTCCGGGCCACGAATGGGCACCGGCATGGGTAAGCTGGCGCAGGGGCGGCGGCTATTACGGCTGGGCACCGCTAACTCCGGGTATCAGCATAAGTATATCATTTGGCAGCAGCTACCGCGTACCCGATTCTTATTGGGTGTGCGCGCCGCAAAACTATATTAACAGCCCCAATATTTACAATTATTATGCCCCTCACGCCCGGGTGGTAAATATTATAAACCAGACTACGGTTATTAACAATACCTACGTATATAACAACCGCACCTATGTAACCGGCCCAAGGGTTACCGAAATAAGACGTGTTACCCACAATAACAATGTGCCGGTATACAGAGTGGGTAACGATAGCCGGCCGAATGGTGGCGGCCGGATTGTAAACAATACCGTTAATATTTACAGGCCGCAGATAAAAAAAGCACCTGACGCCAGGCCGGCGAGGGTTGTAAATGCAGCCGAATACCGCAAAGCCAACCCTGACCAGGGTATAGCCAACCGTGCGGGCGGCAATGCTACGGTAAACCGCAACAACGCTGCAAGATTGGCCCAGGTAGCCAAAAGCAATGATAATAAGTTTGTAAGGGTAAATAACAACCGTGCTGTTGCAACGCCGGGGCAACAACCCAATAACAGGCCTGCGCAGCCAAACACAAGACCAAACGACCAGCAGGTGAAACAACAACAGGCTGCTGAACAGGCGAGGCAACAACGCGGTCAACAACAAAACCAGGCCGCTCAACAACGTGATCAGCGGGTTAAACAACAAGCTGAGCAAGCTAAGCAACAACGCGGTCAGCAACAAAACCAGGCCACTCAGCGAGATCAGCAGGCTAAACAACAACAAGCCGAGCAAGCTAAGCAACAACGGGATCAGCTACAAAACCAGGCCGCTCAGCGAGATCAACAAGCTAAACAACAGCAAGCGGCCGGGCAGGCAAGGCAACAACGCGGCGAGCAACAAAACCAGGCTGCCCAACAGGCAAAACAACAGCAGGCAGAGCAGCAGCAGCAAGGCCAGCAGCAGGCTGTTCAACAGCGCCAACAACAACAGCAGGCAGAGCAGCAGCGCCAGCAGCGCCAGCAGCAACAACAGGCGCAACAGCAACAACGTCAGCAGCAGGCAGAGCAACAGCGCCAGCAGCAACAGCAGGCCCAGCAGCAACAACGTCAGCAGCAGGCAGAGCAGCAGCGCCAGCAGCAACAGCAGGCGCAGCAGCAACAACATCAGCAGCAGGCAGAGCAACAGCGCCAGCAGCAACAACAGGCCCAGCAGCAGCAACGCCAGCAGCAGGCAGAGCAGCAGCGCCAACAGCAACAACAGGCGCAGCAGCAACAACGTCAGCAACAGGCAGAGCAACAGCGCCAGCAGCAACAACAGGCCCAGCAGCAGCAACGCCAGCAACAGGCTGCTCAACAGCGCCAACAACAACAGCAGGCGCAGCAACAGCAGGCGCAACAACAACGCCAGCAACAGGCTGCTCAACAACGTCAACAGCAGCAGCAACAGCGTGAGCAACAACAACGCGAGAGAAAGCCTACCAATTAA
- a CDS encoding thioredoxin family protein — protein sequence MKHVYNLPRFIISILVLAFLGAGRANAQDVKTGGQINFIENSLSEAIKQAGAKNKYIFVDAYASWCGPCKMLKATTFKNGKVAEFFNSNFINVAIDMEKGDGPQLAAAWGLRAYPTLIILNSKGKAVYGTVGFIKPDELIKFGVQGLNK from the coding sequence ATGAAACACGTATACAATCTGCCTCGTTTTATCATATCAATACTCGTGCTTGCTTTTTTAGGGGCCGGGCGTGCCAATGCACAGGATGTGAAAACCGGAGGCCAGATAAATTTTATCGAAAACTCGCTCAGCGAGGCTATTAAACAGGCCGGTGCCAAAAACAAATATATTTTTGTTGATGCCTACGCCAGTTGGTGCGGGCCCTGCAAAATGTTAAAGGCAACCACTTTTAAAAATGGTAAGGTGGCCGAATTCTTCAACAGTAACTTTATAAACGTTGCCATTGATATGGAAAAAGGTGATGGCCCGCAACTTGCTGCTGCCTGGGGTTTGCGTGCCTATCCAACTCTTATTATACTCAACTCAAAAGGCAAGGCCGTTTATGGTACAGTTGGCTTTATAAAGCCCGATGAACTGATTAAATTTGGGGTACAAGGCCTCAATAAATAA
- a CDS encoding ferritin-like domain-containing protein, with protein MNLFNIVEEIEKIDPDFSDKVNPRRAAIKNITSFGSKVAMAAVPFAFGTMIKRAVAQTAVPSVVDILNYALTLEYLESGFYNAGVAAPGLIPAADLAYIKDIQDDENNHVTFLTNVIKSVGGTPATAPAVDFTAGNGSGNGPFKGLFTAGNYTSLFLKVALAFEDTGVRAYKGQAENILGNKSKVTADLYKTVLTSALSIHAVEARHASAIRSLLGVTPWITSTASKGNDTGVSLVDGNYDGEQNVTQGGVDVTSLKNASGGSTSVAVATASFDEPLSMSQVLALLVGSFIVK; from the coding sequence ATGAATTTATTCAATATAGTAGAAGAAATAGAAAAAATAGATCCGGATTTTAGTGATAAGGTAAACCCTCGTCGCGCCGCGATCAAAAACATAACCAGCTTTGGTTCAAAAGTAGCTATGGCTGCGGTGCCTTTTGCTTTTGGCACCATGATTAAAAGGGCAGTAGCTCAAACAGCAGTACCATCAGTTGTCGACATTTTGAACTACGCGTTAACGCTGGAATACCTGGAGTCTGGCTTTTATAATGCAGGTGTTGCCGCGCCTGGGTTGATTCCGGCTGCAGACCTGGCTTATATTAAAGACATCCAGGATGATGAAAATAATCACGTAACGTTTTTAACAAATGTCATCAAATCGGTAGGTGGTACTCCAGCAACTGCTCCTGCTGTAGATTTTACGGCCGGTAACGGATCGGGCAATGGCCCGTTTAAGGGCTTGTTTACCGCTGGTAACTATACCTCGCTTTTTCTGAAAGTAGCACTTGCTTTTGAGGATACTGGTGTTCGCGCTTACAAAGGCCAGGCCGAAAATATATTGGGTAATAAATCAAAAGTAACAGCCGATTTGTACAAAACAGTTTTAACCTCTGCATTGTCTATCCATGCTGTTGAAGCACGTCACGCGTCAGCCATACGTTCTCTTTTAGGTGTTACGCCGTGGATTACCAGCACAGCATCAAAGGGGAACGATACCGGGGTTTCGTTGGTTGATGGTAATTATGATGGCGAACAAAATGTTACCCAGGGTGGTGTTGATGTAACTTCATTAAAAAACGCTTCGGGTGGTAGTACCTCTGTAGCGGTTGCAACCGCATCGTTTGATGAGCCATTAAGCATGAGCCAGGTGCTGGCGCTGTTGGTGGGCTCGTTTATTGTAAAATAA
- a CDS encoding ferritin-like domain-containing protein produces the protein MKTESQESISGANIARRSFLRYAGVGIAAAGLLATASCTKDHPIITTNKGIDIGATGDLAILNYAYALEQLEAAFYTQVVLTPYSGIPANELALLTSIRDHEILHREFFKAALGANAIPALTVDFSSINFKDRAATLGAAKAFEDTGVTAYDGAGYLIGGGAYLTLAGKIVSVEARHAALISNLLVRGSFAASDQVDANGLNKSASIAEVLKIANTYLKTKVSASNYNYVAA, from the coding sequence ATGAAAACAGAATCACAAGAAAGCATATCAGGAGCAAATATCGCCCGGCGGTCGTTCCTGCGTTATGCGGGCGTGGGTATTGCAGCTGCAGGCTTACTGGCTACCGCTTCATGTACCAAAGACCATCCTATTATCACAACCAACAAAGGAATTGACATTGGCGCTACGGGAGATTTAGCTATCCTGAACTATGCTTACGCGCTTGAACAATTGGAAGCAGCCTTTTACACCCAGGTGGTTTTAACACCGTATTCGGGCATTCCTGCAAACGAACTGGCCTTGCTGACTTCAATACGCGACCATGAAATTTTACATCGCGAGTTTTTTAAAGCAGCCCTTGGCGCAAATGCTATCCCAGCTTTAACGGTTGATTTTAGCAGCATCAATTTTAAAGACAGGGCAGCAACACTTGGCGCTGCAAAAGCTTTTGAAGATACAGGTGTAACCGCTTACGACGGAGCCGGCTACTTAATTGGCGGCGGCGCTTACCTTACACTTGCCGGCAAAATTGTATCTGTAGAGGCAAGGCACGCTGCATTGATAAGCAATTTACTGGTACGCGGCTCATTTGCGGCTTCAGACCAGGTTGATGCCAATGGGCTAAACAAATCGGCATCAATTGCCGAAGTATTGAAAATTGCCAATACTTACCTCAAAACAAAAGTGAGTGCATCAAATTACAATTACGTAGCAGCTTAA
- a CDS encoding GxGYxYP domain-containing protein: MKRPIKMFAIKAVSLLLFYSFSTPSIGQVKWPANQLLPSFPAPAKVQDFITLRENSPYSSAEMYLFTSLKGIVNRTKPRIFSYEGDAFAEGPHTWLQSLGLSWSEPADKWDLITKYRSEISGVIVYDPAQEHTINLATVLAKSKGALIASPLLLAKLTAAPYNLPVLLDLQGKFSSKLEVYQSLYDTYWPHLDHRLLIGLNPNAHKAALREYAVALGSAVIWLDPEVAGESELLNKFLSSMSPGAIFMGWWPQEGPGVQRASKYGIATVASDWCANLTVHSGTSRNVKIKPIPPRPALKNKIYVAFILSDGDNLQFTEHLMRKLWNNPDRGAVPMGWTVSPAMLDAMPGALNYYWQSSTSNDNLISGPSGYGYTYPNTWTDENLLKQFVAKTEDYNARAGLRVITIWNTITGGINPNVGNVYAGQAKSLLGVTAQNTGGGLTIYNDSLPGMALTCNYCTNEQAMKDHIARASAGWDKTSPRFMIIQAQPWQGVTPTSFKNVANSLNEDYVVVRPDHLFQLIREEKGIPINAK, encoded by the coding sequence ATGAAAAGACCTATCAAAATGTTTGCAATTAAAGCAGTAAGCTTGTTATTGTTTTATTCGTTTAGCACGCCATCTATAGGGCAGGTCAAATGGCCGGCTAATCAGCTGCTTCCGTCTTTTCCGGCACCTGCAAAGGTCCAGGATTTTATTACGCTACGCGAAAACTCACCTTACTCGTCGGCCGAAATGTACCTGTTTACCTCATTAAAGGGTATCGTAAACAGGACTAAGCCGCGTATATTTTCCTATGAGGGTGACGCTTTCGCCGAAGGGCCGCATACCTGGCTGCAGTCTTTAGGGTTGAGCTGGTCTGAACCGGCAGACAAATGGGACCTGATTACTAAATACAGGAGCGAAATTTCAGGCGTTATTGTTTATGATCCCGCGCAGGAACATACAATAAACCTGGCCACAGTACTTGCAAAAAGTAAAGGCGCACTGATTGCTTCGCCGTTGTTGCTGGCCAAGTTAACGGCTGCTCCTTATAATTTGCCGGTGTTGCTTGATTTGCAGGGGAAATTTAGCAGCAAGCTGGAAGTTTATCAATCGTTATATGACACCTATTGGCCACATCTTGATCATCGTTTGTTAATAGGACTAAACCCTAATGCGCATAAAGCAGCCCTTCGCGAATATGCGGTAGCATTGGGCTCTGCAGTAATTTGGCTCGATCCTGAGGTAGCAGGTGAAAGTGAATTGCTAAACAAATTTCTGTCATCAATGTCTCCCGGGGCAATCTTTATGGGCTGGTGGCCACAGGAAGGGCCGGGGGTGCAAAGGGCATCAAAGTATGGTATTGCAACTGTTGCAAGTGATTGGTGCGCTAACCTAACGGTACACAGTGGTACTTCCAGAAATGTAAAAATAAAACCAATCCCTCCCCGGCCAGCGCTTAAAAACAAAATTTATGTTGCATTCATATTGAGCGACGGAGACAATTTACAATTTACCGAGCATTTGATGCGCAAGCTTTGGAATAATCCAGACAGGGGTGCTGTTCCAATGGGATGGACAGTGTCGCCTGCTATGCTGGATGCAATGCCCGGTGCACTCAACTATTATTGGCAAAGTTCCACCAGCAATGACAACCTGATTTCGGGGCCATCAGGCTATGGTTACACTTACCCTAATACGTGGACAGACGAAAACTTGTTAAAACAGTTTGTTGCTAAAACGGAGGATTATAACGCCCGTGCCGGTTTAAGGGTAATCACCATTTGGAATACGATTACCGGTGGTATCAACCCTAATGTCGGGAATGTCTATGCCGGTCAGGCAAAATCATTGCTTGGCGTAACTGCCCAGAATACGGGAGGCGGGCTTACTATTTATAACGACAGCCTACCGGGAATGGCGCTTACCTGTAACTACTGTACAAATGAACAGGCCATGAAAGATCATATAGCCAGGGCTTCCGCCGGTTGGGACAAAACCTCGCCACGTTTCATGATCATACAGGCGCAGCCTTGGCAGGGAGTAACGCCAACAAGTTTCAAAAATGTGGCGAATTCACTTAATGAAGATTATGTAGTAGTTCGCCCTGATCACCTTTTTCAGCTTATTCGCGAAGAAAAGGGTATTCCAATTAACGCAAAGTAG
- a CDS encoding glutaminase family protein has translation MRTEINKIKILGFIGCLFACISLKAQDRKAPSYPLITHNTYFSIWSNTDKLNESSTTHWTGAEQSLLGLISVDGDIFRFMDVESPNYITVLPASDEKTYQVQYTETKPRDDWNLPDYAASDWKTGVAPIGDDIKNVKTIWRSNEIWVRRSFKVSNLAAINELFLKINHDDNIQVFLNGKKVYAKQGWTSNFQYIALNDKNVLKEGDNTIAIHLMNTAGGRYLDFGLVDRQKDNTAKIQVARQKNVDVNATQTIYDFTCGKIDLKLTFTSPLLMNDLQLFARPVSYITYQVKANDGKMHQVKVSLSASSNIAVFNPSQEVSTQKYATSKLSILKVGTIEQPVLKKASDDMRIDWGYFYVAAPQISNAIQFITPGKDAAGAFIKGNYQSTAKQGKMLALNTIIPFGAVGNAPVEKFLELGYDEIYSIQYFKNNLRPWWNSSGKATIEGELTDAALQYKKVMDKCDDLNKSIYADAVKSGGVEYAHLCMLSYRQSIAAHALVKSPQGDILWLSKENNSGGFINTVDVTYPSAPLYLIYNPELLQGMLNGIFYFSESGKYPHPWAAHDLGTYPLANGQTYGEPMPIEESGNMLILTAAIAKAQGNATYAKLHWKTLSTWVDYLAKEGLDPKMQLCTDDFAGHLARNANLSVKAIVSIACYAQLAETLGYTETAGKYRAIAVSMVPKWMEMADAGDHYALTFDNKSTWSQKYNLVWDKVLNLNLFPQKVYDTEINYYLTKQNKYGIPLDSRKSYTKNDWILWTATFAPNQHDFQALIHPVYKHAIETESRVPLNDFYDSNTGIRDNFKARSVVGGFYMKMLADKLK, from the coding sequence ATGAGGACCGAAATCAATAAAATAAAAATACTTGGCTTTATAGGATGCCTTTTTGCCTGCATATCGCTCAAAGCACAGGACCGAAAGGCGCCATCTTATCCATTGATTACACATAACACTTATTTTAGCATTTGGTCAAATACCGATAAATTAAACGAGTCATCTACAACACATTGGACGGGTGCAGAGCAGTCACTTTTAGGGCTGATAAGTGTGGATGGAGATATTTTTCGTTTTATGGACGTGGAAAGCCCCAATTATATAACCGTGCTGCCTGCATCAGATGAAAAGACATACCAGGTACAATATACAGAAACTAAGCCCCGGGATGATTGGAATTTACCTGATTATGCAGCTTCGGATTGGAAAACAGGCGTGGCGCCAATTGGCGATGATATTAAAAACGTAAAAACCATTTGGCGCTCAAACGAAATATGGGTAAGAAGGTCGTTCAAGGTTTCTAATCTGGCGGCAATTAATGAACTTTTTTTAAAGATAAACCACGATGATAATATTCAGGTTTTTCTTAACGGGAAAAAGGTATACGCTAAACAAGGCTGGACAAGCAATTTTCAATACATCGCCCTAAATGATAAAAATGTACTTAAAGAAGGCGATAACACTATAGCTATACACTTAATGAATACTGCCGGTGGCAGGTATCTTGATTTTGGATTGGTTGACAGGCAAAAAGATAATACAGCTAAAATACAGGTAGCCAGGCAAAAAAATGTTGATGTAAATGCTACCCAAACCATTTATGATTTTACCTGCGGCAAAATAGACCTGAAATTAACCTTTACCTCGCCACTATTGATGAACGACCTGCAATTGTTTGCCAGGCCTGTATCTTATATTACCTACCAGGTAAAAGCCAATGATGGTAAAATGCACCAGGTTAAGGTTTCATTAAGCGCATCATCTAATATTGCCGTTTTTAACCCGTCCCAGGAAGTAAGCACCCAAAAATATGCTACCAGTAAATTATCGATTTTAAAGGTAGGTACTATTGAACAACCGGTTTTGAAAAAAGCAAGTGACGATATGCGGATTGATTGGGGGTATTTTTATGTTGCTGCCCCCCAAATAAGCAATGCTATTCAATTTATTACGCCAGGAAAAGATGCTGCCGGTGCTTTTATAAAAGGTAATTATCAATCAACGGCTAAACAGGGCAAAATGCTGGCATTAAATACCATTATACCTTTCGGCGCAGTTGGCAATGCCCCGGTCGAAAAATTTCTTGAGTTGGGTTATGATGAGATTTATTCCATTCAATACTTTAAAAATAATTTAAGGCCATGGTGGAACTCTTCGGGAAAAGCAACCATTGAAGGAGAGTTGACTGATGCAGCTTTGCAGTACAAAAAGGTGATGGATAAATGCGATGATCTTAACAAATCAATTTACGCCGATGCTGTAAAATCTGGCGGGGTGGAATATGCACACTTGTGTATGTTAAGCTATCGGCAAAGTATCGCGGCACATGCACTGGTTAAAAGCCCGCAGGGCGACATCTTATGGTTGTCTAAAGAAAACAATAGCGGCGGTTTTATCAATACTGTTGATGTAACGTACCCATCTGCACCGTTATATTTAATTTATAATCCGGAATTGTTACAGGGGATGCTAAACGGCATTTTTTATTTTAGTGAAAGCGGAAAATATCCTCATCCATGGGCTGCGCATGACTTAGGAACTTATCCGTTAGCAAACGGCCAAACTTATGGCGAACCGATGCCAATTGAGGAATCTGGCAATATGCTTATTTTAACAGCCGCAATTGCAAAAGCACAGGGTAATGCAACCTATGCAAAGCTGCATTGGAAAACCCTTAGCACCTGGGTTGATTATTTGGCAAAAGAAGGATTGGATCCGAAAATGCAGTTATGTACCGATGATTTTGCAGGCCATTTGGCCAGAAACGCTAATTTATCGGTAAAAGCCATTGTGAGTATTGCCTGTTATGCACAGCTGGCAGAAACGCTGGGTTATACCGAAACTGCCGGGAAGTACAGGGCCATAGCCGTAAGCATGGTGCCTAAATGGATGGAAATGGCCGACGCCGGCGATCATTATGCATTAACTTTTGATAACAAAAGTACATGGAGCCAAAAATATAATTTGGTTTGGGATAAAGTTTTAAACCTAAACTTGTTCCCGCAAAAGGTATACGATACCGAAATTAATTACTATTTAACCAAGCAAAACAAATACGGTATTCCGTTGGATAGTAGGAAATCGTATACTAAAAATGACTGGATTTTGTGGACTGCAACCTTTGCACCAAACCAGCACGACTTCCAGGCATTGATTCATCCGGTTTATAAACATGCAATTGAAACAGAATCAAGAGTGCCTTTAAACGATTTTTATGACTCAAATACAGGCATACGCGATAATTTTAAAGCCCGCAGTGTAGTTGGTGGTTTTTATATGAAAATGCTGGCTGATAAACTAAAATGA
- a CDS encoding PKD domain-containing protein — MKKLFSIISALILIVMMSVGCKKDKPADTTVIDEPVPLTSFTAAKADSVDFLKYQFTNTSTNYKELLWQFGDDSTSVEKSPIHKYAFEGIYHVVLTSRNSQGLSSSREIILNVADPNFDRTKVGESYFATIGGTLTVSRDNGGGPNANEGSLKVVDGDPNSKFFQSGFSGDLVMKYELKTPALAGAYTLISGNDSPDRDPKTWILQGSEDGIKWINLHSRTGELFSGRAQRKLYHFNNNVPYKFYRLSIKANNGSRDFQMAEWTVNKKQP; from the coding sequence ATGAAAAAGTTATTTAGCATAATATCAGCACTTATACTCATTGTAATGATGTCGGTAGGATGTAAAAAGGATAAACCGGCAGATACTACCGTAATTGACGAACCTGTGCCATTAACAAGTTTTACGGCGGCGAAGGCAGATAGCGTTGATTTTTTGAAATATCAGTTTACCAACACGTCAACCAATTATAAAGAGTTATTGTGGCAGTTTGGCGATGACAGTACTTCTGTCGAAAAGTCGCCAATACACAAATATGCATTTGAGGGCATATACCACGTAGTACTAACATCCAGAAACTCGCAGGGGCTTTCATCGAGCCGGGAAATAATATTGAATGTAGCCGATCCTAATTTTGACAGAACAAAGGTTGGCGAGAGCTATTTTGCCACTATTGGCGGTACTTTAACTGTTTCGCGCGATAACGGCGGCGGCCCCAATGCAAACGAGGGGTCTTTAAAAGTGGTTGACGGTGATCCGAATTCAAAGTTTTTTCAATCGGGTTTTTCCGGCGACCTGGTGATGAAGTATGAGCTTAAAACTCCTGCCCTTGCAGGAGCGTACACTTTGATAAGCGGTAATGATTCGCCCGATCGGGATCCCAAAACATGGATATTACAGGGCTCCGAAGATGGGATAAAGTGGATAAACTTACATTCGCGCACAGGGGAGTTGTTTTCTGGCCGCGCCCAGCGTAAATTATATCATTTCAATAACAATGTACCCTACAAATTTTACAGGTTAAGCATCAAGGCAAATAACGGCAGCCGCGATTTTCAGATGGCCGAATGGACAGTAAATAAAAAGCAACCCTAA